From the Deltaproteobacteria bacterium genome, one window contains:
- a CDS encoding tyrosine-type recombinase/integrase, whose product MGKGWKEVPEWVFINQDGHPLDGGNLRGRIHYKVCEKAGLRRVRIHDLRHSYATIRITAGHNIADISRQLGYSSIKITVDTYYHWLPNQTRNEVAELDRLGAESATIRNLSATEQNKEPANVS is encoded by the coding sequence TTGGGCAAGGGATGGAAAGAAGTTCCTGAATGGGTTTTTATCAATCAAGATGGGCATCCCCTGGATGGTGGAAATCTCAGGGGCCGAATTCATTACAAGGTCTGTGAAAAGGCTGGCCTTCGCAGGGTTAGGATACATGATTTAAGGCATTCCTATGCGACCATCAGGATCACCGCCGGTCACAACATAGCGGATATATCACGTCAACTTGGATATTCTTCAATAAAAATAACCGTGGATACATACTACCATTGGCTGCCAAATCAGACGAGAAACGAGGTCGCCGAACTGGACAGATTAGGTGCAGAATCCGCAACAATCCGCAACCTATCCGCAACCGAACAAAACAAGGAGCCAGCCAATGTCAGCTAA